One window of Phycisphaeraceae bacterium genomic DNA carries:
- a CDS encoding MBL fold metallo-hydrolase yields MEWRVISIGTLPANPLWGEKGQVRTGHATTTLVVSGAKRILIDPGLPDQILAARLAERANIAPSQITHVFLTSFRSDCRRGIGAFANAEWWISEAEREGVGVPLAERLKQLNPDDEEDQVLKEVLSRDVAVLQRCRPAPDRLAERVSIFPLAGVTPGLCGVLFEDARFTVLVTGDAIPTVEHLEKGQVLAGAVDGAKARESFAEAIEVADMFVLGRDNLVVNPTKKPF; encoded by the coding sequence ATGGAATGGCGCGTCATCAGCATCGGAACACTGCCCGCCAATCCGCTCTGGGGCGAAAAGGGTCAGGTCCGCACCGGGCACGCGACAACGACGCTTGTCGTTTCCGGCGCGAAGCGGATTCTGATCGATCCCGGTCTGCCGGATCAGATTCTGGCGGCGCGGCTCGCCGAGCGGGCAAACATCGCCCCCTCGCAAATCACGCACGTCTTTCTGACCAGCTTCCGGAGCGACTGCCGGCGCGGCATCGGGGCGTTCGCCAACGCCGAATGGTGGATCTCGGAGGCGGAACGTGAAGGTGTCGGTGTCCCGCTCGCCGAGCGACTCAAACAGCTGAACCCAGACGACGAAGAAGATCAGGTGCTGAAAGAGGTGCTGTCGCGGGACGTTGCCGTGCTGCAGCGGTGCCGCCCGGCGCCGGATCGGCTTGCCGAGCGAGTCTCGATCTTTCCGCTCGCGGGCGTAACGCCGGGCCTGTGCGGCGTTCTGTTCGAGGACGCGCGATTTACCGTGTTGGTTACGGGGGACGCGATACCCACGGTTGAACACTTGGAAAAAGGCCAGGTTCTCGCCGGCGCCGTCGACGGCGCGAAAGCGCGCGAGAGCTTTGCTGAGGCGATCGAAGTTGCCGATATGTTCGTGCTCGGTCGCGACAATCTTGTCGTCAATCCCACAAAGAAACCGTTCTAG
- the coaD gene encoding pantetheine-phosphate adenylyltransferase, with the protein MAPRKHLAIYPGSFDPITFGHLDVIRRGRRLFDELIVAVGRNPSKDQLFSAPERLEMTRKLVDELIQKEPDGSPVRVQGYDGLTVDFARHAGATVLLRGVRNLSDLQYEVQQAVTNREVAGLETAFVVAGQTFAYTSSSLIKQIAAMGEDLTGLTPMVPALVIDMLREKKAQRHPALEELRTSGHAREH; encoded by the coding sequence ATGGCGCCGCGAAAGCATCTCGCGATCTATCCGGGTAGTTTCGATCCGATCACCTTCGGGCATCTCGACGTGATCAGGCGCGGGCGCCGTTTGTTTGATGAGTTGATCGTCGCGGTAGGACGCAATCCTTCCAAAGACCAACTCTTTTCGGCCCCTGAGCGGCTGGAAATGACCCGGAAACTAGTGGACGAGCTGATTCAAAAGGAACCCGATGGCTCGCCCGTTCGCGTGCAGGGGTATGACGGGTTGACCGTCGATTTCGCCCGGCACGCGGGCGCGACCGTGCTGCTGCGCGGCGTTCGGAACCTTTCGGATCTGCAGTACGAGGTGCAGCAGGCGGTGACGAACCGTGAGGTGGCCGGTCTTGAGACGGCCTTTGTGGTGGCGGGACAGACATTCGCCTATACGAGCAGTTCGCTCATCAAGCAGATCGCCGCGATGGGCGAGGATCTCACCGGGCTCACCCCGATGGTGCCGGCGCTCGTCATCGACATGCTGCGCGAGAAAAAAGCTCAGCGCCACCCGGCTCTTGAAGAACTCCGGACCAGCGGCCACGCGCGGGAACACTAA
- a CDS encoding (2Fe-2S)-binding protein → MAVDRCICHDVTFAELKRLAENGVRDLDELSKRTGCGTGCGMCIPYIRVMLATGITDLPVLTSQQADSIIASNSEQQP, encoded by the coding sequence ATGGCCGTTGACCGCTGCATCTGCCACGACGTGACCTTCGCCGAGCTGAAGAGGCTCGCGGAGAACGGTGTGCGCGATCTCGACGAATTATCCAAACGCACAGGCTGCGGCACGGGCTGCGGCATGTGCATTCCGTACATCCGCGTGATGCTGGCGACGGGGATCACCGATTTGCCTGTTCTGACCAGTCAACAAGCGGATTCGATCATCGCATCCAACAGCGAGCAGCAGCCATGA
- a CDS encoding prepilin-type N-terminal cleavage/methylation domain-containing protein, with product MNGIRYNKGAESRRGAELELAIPNRSCVFPWLPASVVRVLPAFTLIELLITVAIIALLLSILAPALRGTIAASRTAKCLANQRQLALAWSLYANDYHDRAVPAAYWQAEYIGSGPVVYWFGADSPDAAPSSGTLMPYIATARAERSALECPEQAAGTYTPQTQNLKVSTTYGYNGYYLSPAMTPGWAGDISFRPWRRTADITMPSELLVFADTLLAGVNATALPRSTALLDPPMLYSQNAGWQNNSSPTTAFRHGVKFKANVAARADGSAAAATASQDLLQRDSKGRALGTGNLSKSPDPGYVPDWNEWKN from the coding sequence ATGAACGGCATTCGCTACAACAAAGGTGCAGAGTCGCGGAGGGGAGCGGAGTTGGAATTAGCCATTCCAAACCGCTCGTGTGTTTTTCCGTGGCTCCCAGCCTCTGTGGTGAGAGTTCTTCCCGCTTTCACGCTCATCGAACTTCTCATCACGGTCGCCATCATCGCGCTGCTTCTGTCGATCCTCGCCCCCGCCTTGCGCGGCACGATCGCGGCCTCGCGCACGGCCAAGTGCCTCGCGAATCAGCGCCAACTCGCGCTCGCGTGGTCGCTCTACGCGAACGACTATCACGACCGGGCGGTTCCCGCGGCATATTGGCAGGCCGAATACATCGGCTCCGGTCCGGTCGTCTACTGGTTCGGCGCGGATTCGCCGGATGCGGCGCCGTCGAGCGGCACGCTGATGCCCTATATCGCGACCGCTCGCGCCGAGCGCTCCGCGCTTGAATGCCCGGAGCAGGCGGCCGGAACATACACCCCTCAGACGCAGAACCTGAAAGTGTCGACGACATATGGCTACAACGGCTATTACCTTTCGCCCGCGATGACGCCGGGTTGGGCCGGAGACATTTCTTTTCGCCCGTGGCGCCGGACGGCCGACATCACGATGCCGTCGGAGCTCCTGGTGTTCGCCGATACGTTGCTTGCGGGTGTAAACGCGACTGCGCTGCCGCGGAGCACCGCGCTGCTCGATCCTCCGATGCTCTATTCGCAGAACGCGGGCTGGCAGAACAATTCATCGCCCACGACGGCATTCCGGCACGGGGTGAAGTTCAAGGCGAATGTTGCCGCGCGGGCGGACGGGAGTGCCGCAGCGGCAACTGCCTCGCAAGACCTGCTCCAGCGCGACTCGAAAGGACGCGCCCTCGGCACGGGGAATCTCTCCAAGTCGCCCGACCCCGGATATGTGCCGGACTGGAATGAATGGAAGAACTGA
- a CDS encoding glycosyltransferase family 1 protein: MIPSHGAGNTRLGPTGSLRIALFTDTLGDVNGVSRFLNDIADQALELGRPLKILTSTRFPVRELPNIVNIPPRLAAQLPGYSNLECALPPLRRLFAAARAFRPDVVHISTPGPIGFAGRLFARRTRLPVAGVYHTDFPAYVEHIFEDAGLTALTTFSMRWFYAPFHTVFSRSVEYQAALERLGIEPSRCVRLKPGFNTARFHPRFRDAGFWKSCRIPETGAKVLYVGRVSVEKNLPRLTEIWNRVRARSPRPDAHLVIVGDGPYRAEMQDKLSGQNAHFLGFRHGEELARIYASSDLFVFPSTTDTLGQVAFEAQASGLPTLVTDAGGPKEIVRHGQTGFVLAPGDTQAWADRIVTILCDPVLRAGMGSSAHDHVQQYSILGSFEHFWSIHEKIVGIPRTSEAAAEVTPIADISSFPSSISIG; encoded by the coding sequence ATGATTCCGAGCCATGGCGCCGGGAATACTCGCTTGGGCCCAACAGGTTCGCTGCGGATCGCGCTCTTCACCGACACCCTCGGAGACGTCAACGGTGTCTCCCGTTTCCTGAACGACATCGCCGATCAGGCGCTCGAGCTCGGGCGACCGCTGAAGATCTTGACGAGCACGCGGTTTCCTGTTCGTGAACTGCCGAACATCGTGAACATCCCGCCGCGGCTCGCGGCTCAACTCCCCGGATACTCCAACCTCGAGTGTGCGCTCCCGCCGCTGCGTCGCCTCTTCGCCGCGGCGCGCGCTTTCCGGCCGGATGTAGTTCACATCAGCACGCCCGGGCCGATCGGCTTCGCCGGCCGACTGTTTGCGCGCCGTACGCGCCTTCCCGTTGCGGGCGTGTATCACACCGACTTCCCGGCCTACGTCGAACACATTTTCGAGGATGCGGGGCTCACCGCGCTCACGACATTCTCCATGCGCTGGTTCTATGCGCCCTTCCACACAGTGTTTTCGCGTAGTGTCGAGTATCAGGCTGCGCTCGAGCGTCTCGGAATCGAGCCCTCGCGCTGCGTGCGCCTAAAGCCAGGATTCAACACCGCGCGTTTCCACCCGCGATTCCGCGACGCCGGATTCTGGAAATCGTGCAGAATTCCGGAAACCGGAGCAAAGGTGCTCTATGTGGGGCGCGTCAGCGTGGAGAAGAACTTGCCGCGGCTCACCGAAATCTGGAATCGGGTTCGCGCGCGAAGCCCTCGACCCGATGCGCACCTGGTGATTGTGGGCGACGGCCCGTACCGCGCCGAGATGCAAGACAAACTCTCCGGTCAGAACGCGCACTTTCTTGGCTTTCGACACGGCGAGGAACTCGCACGGATTTACGCTTCCAGCGATCTGTTTGTCTTTCCATCAACCACCGACACTTTGGGGCAGGTCGCGTTCGAGGCTCAGGCGAGCGGTCTTCCCACGCTTGTGACCGATGCCGGGGGACCGAAGGAAATTGTGCGGCACGGCCAAACCGGGTTCGTTCTCGCACCCGGCGACACCCAGGCCTGGGCGGATCGAATCGTCACGATTCTGTGTGATCCGGTGCTGCGAGCCGGAATGGGGAGCTCCGCGCACGATCACGTCCAGCAGTACTCGATTCTCGGCTCCTTCGAGCATTTCTGGTCGATTCACGAGAAGATCGTGGGGATTCCACGAACCAGCGAAGCCGCGGCGGAGGTGACGCCCATCGCCGACATCTCCTCATTTCCGTCTTCCATTTCGATCGGATAA
- a CDS encoding TlpA family protein disulfide reductase, producing the protein MRIAPIVLVTALGLAAPALFAEEPALAKPASATSEIQVGSLTVGDKAPALVIDKWVKGAPVSSFEQGKVTVVEFWATWCGPCKASMPHLSSLQREYKDKGVTIIGVTSIDPRNSLAGVEKMTTEKGDTMGYTVAWDQDRKTSNAYMIAAAQPGIPTAFIVDQTGTIAWIGSPFKMDKPLAEIVAGNWDVAAERSRFEPEQQKNLDWMRFSMAGKKKDTAGMLESGRKLIETRGNDSDAMNFVAWSIVDPARGLDFTTNKKLAELALDAAKRANDATNNSEAGLLDTLAWAYFANGDKTNAVATEKKAIGFAKSDELRKDLEESLARMQ; encoded by the coding sequence GTGAGAATCGCCCCGATCGTGCTCGTTACCGCCCTCGGTTTGGCCGCGCCGGCGCTCTTCGCGGAGGAACCCGCTCTCGCGAAGCCCGCCAGTGCCACATCGGAAATCCAGGTCGGCTCGCTGACCGTGGGGGACAAGGCTCCGGCCCTCGTCATCGATAAGTGGGTGAAAGGCGCACCTGTGTCTTCGTTCGAGCAGGGCAAGGTCACGGTCGTCGAATTCTGGGCGACGTGGTGCGGCCCGTGCAAAGCGAGCATGCCCCATCTGTCCTCGCTGCAAAGAGAATACAAGGACAAGGGTGTGACGATCATCGGCGTCACCAGCATCGATCCGCGCAACTCGCTCGCTGGCGTCGAGAAAATGACGACGGAGAAAGGCGACACGATGGGCTACACCGTCGCCTGGGATCAGGATCGCAAGACGAGCAACGCCTACATGATCGCGGCGGCGCAGCCGGGCATCCCCACAGCCTTTATCGTCGATCAAACCGGAACGATCGCCTGGATCGGCAGCCCGTTCAAGATGGACAAGCCGCTGGCGGAGATCGTCGCGGGGAATTGGGATGTTGCGGCAGAGCGGAGCAGGTTCGAACCCGAGCAGCAGAAGAACCTTGACTGGATGCGGTTCTCCATGGCGGGCAAGAAAAAAGACACTGCCGGCATGCTCGAGAGCGGACGCAAACTCATCGAGACGCGGGGGAATGATTCCGACGCGATGAACTTTGTGGCGTGGTCGATCGTCGACCCGGCTCGCGGCCTCGACTTCACCACCAACAAGAAGCTGGCCGAACTCGCGCTCGACGCCGCGAAACGTGCCAACGACGCGACCAACAATTCCGAGGCAGGCTTGCTCGACACGCTCGCGTGGGCCTATTTTGCGAACGGCGACAAGACGAATGCCGTCGCCACCGAGAAGAAGGCGATCGGTTTCGCCAAGAGCGATGAGCTGCGGAAGGACCTCGAAGAATCGCTCGCCAGAATGCAATAA
- a CDS encoding serine hydrolase, protein MAKWMIIVWLLIVSIAPICPVWSRTALIAPTDLSGRWQGSINIPGSALEVKLSFTSNEAGTISIPAQGAKDLPLEKVLVDGKKATFAIRGVPGNPVFSGTFSDNGESIAGDFTQGGGTIPFELKRSPDAKAASADSLDGLDQFLDKARQDWQVPGLAVAIIKGEEIVYAKGFGFRDVDAKLPVTENTLFPIGSATKAFTTFVMGQLVDDGKLDFDKPVINYLPEFRLYDTVLTERITPRDLVTHRSGLPRHDLLWYGNTPRSREDMVRRLAYLPNNKDLRGAWQYNNLMFLTAGVLEERLTGESWEENIRARILAPLGMKRTTLRNTDSEKDSDYALGYRLNDETDKVERMDFRDITTMGPAGSICSSVTEMSEWVKLNLSDGAVGGKRLIKESTLKDLHAPQMSMGEGSPENPQIIPVGYAMGWFVDVFGGNRRLHHGGNIDGFSAMVAFLPREDVGVVVLTNMNGTGLPETVARHVFDRMTGAKPTDWNALALARRSVALKQAKEAKSKLTDTRKPGTHPSHPITEYAGQYEHAGYGIIEVAVEESSGDASLNFTFNGIATPLEHWHYDVFSGKRNEEDRTFEGFKIQFESGLDGEIDSLRAQMESAEEPFEFKRLGDANLRDIKFLEKLTGDFSIETQPVKFSIAGNVLTATLPGQPVYELEPARHNTFRIKELPGFSIQFLAGENGGFDAAKFVQPNGVFTAKRVPAK, encoded by the coding sequence ATGGCAAAGTGGATGATAATTGTTTGGTTGCTGATCGTATCGATCGCGCCGATCTGTCCCGTATGGTCCCGCACAGCATTGATTGCTCCGACGGATCTCAGCGGCCGGTGGCAAGGCAGCATCAACATCCCCGGCAGCGCACTCGAGGTGAAGCTCTCATTCACCAGCAACGAAGCCGGAACGATCAGCATTCCAGCGCAGGGCGCAAAGGACCTGCCGCTTGAGAAAGTGCTCGTCGACGGAAAGAAAGCCACCTTTGCGATCCGGGGCGTGCCGGGCAATCCCGTTTTTTCGGGAACATTCAGCGACAACGGCGAATCGATCGCCGGCGATTTCACACAAGGCGGCGGCACGATTCCGTTCGAGCTCAAACGGTCGCCGGATGCAAAGGCCGCGAGCGCGGATTCTCTCGATGGACTCGATCAGTTTCTCGACAAGGCGCGCCAGGACTGGCAGGTTCCGGGGCTTGCGGTCGCGATCATCAAAGGCGAAGAAATCGTCTACGCGAAGGGCTTCGGTTTTCGCGATGTTGACGCGAAGTTGCCGGTGACGGAAAACACGCTGTTTCCGATCGGTTCGGCGACGAAAGCCTTCACGACCTTTGTGATGGGGCAACTCGTTGATGACGGGAAGCTCGATTTCGACAAGCCGGTGATCAATTACCTGCCGGAGTTTCGGCTCTACGACACGGTCTTGACGGAGCGGATCACGCCGCGCGATCTGGTCACGCATCGTTCGGGATTGCCCCGGCATGATCTGCTCTGGTACGGCAACACGCCGCGCTCGCGCGAGGACATGGTGCGCCGGCTGGCATATTTGCCGAACAACAAGGACTTGCGCGGCGCGTGGCAGTACAACAACCTGATGTTCCTCACCGCCGGTGTGCTGGAAGAGCGGCTCACCGGAGAGAGCTGGGAAGAGAACATCCGCGCGCGCATCCTCGCGCCGCTCGGGATGAAGCGGACGACACTGAGGAATACCGATTCGGAGAAGGACTCGGACTATGCGCTCGGCTATCGGTTGAACGACGAAACCGACAAGGTGGAGCGGATGGACTTCCGTGATATCACCACGATGGGGCCGGCGGGTTCGATCTGCTCGTCGGTCACGGAAATGTCGGAGTGGGTGAAGTTGAATCTTTCCGACGGGGCCGTCGGCGGCAAGCGCCTCATCAAGGAATCGACGCTGAAGGATCTGCACGCGCCGCAGATGTCGATGGGCGAAGGCTCGCCGGAAAATCCGCAGATCATTCCGGTCGGGTATGCGATGGGCTGGTTCGTCGATGTTTTCGGAGGCAATCGGCGGCTGCATCACGGCGGGAATATCGACGGGTTTTCCGCGATGGTCGCGTTCCTGCCTCGCGAAGATGTCGGTGTCGTCGTTCTCACCAATATGAACGGGACGGGTCTTCCTGAAACGGTGGCGCGCCATGTGTTCGATCGGATGACGGGCGCGAAGCCGACGGACTGGAATGCGCTCGCGCTCGCACGGCGGAGTGTTGCGCTGAAGCAGGCGAAGGAAGCGAAGTCGAAGCTGACCGATACGCGCAAGCCGGGAACGCACCCTTCGCATCCGATCACCGAATACGCGGGTCAATACGAGCACGCGGGCTACGGCATCATCGAAGTGGCGGTCGAGGAGTCATCGGGCGATGCTTCGCTGAATTTCACATTCAACGGAATCGCGACTCCCCTCGAGCATTGGCACTACGACGTTTTCAGCGGCAAGCGCAACGAAGAAGACCGCACGTTCGAGGGCTTCAAGATTCAGTTCGAGAGCGGCCTCGACGGAGAGATCGATTCGCTTCGCGCTCAGATGGAATCGGCCGAAGAACCGTTCGAGTTCAAGCGGCTCGGCGATGCGAATCTCCGCGACATCAAGTTCCTCGAAAAGCTCACGGGCGATTTCTCGATCGAGACGCAGCCCGTCAAGTTTTCGATCGCCGGAAACGTGCTGACAGCCACGCTCCCCGGGCAGCCGGTGTATGAACTGGAACCCGCGCGTCACAACACGTTCCGCATCAAGGAGCTTCCCGGTTTCTCGATTCAATTTCTTGCGGGAGAAAACGGCGGCTTCGACGCGGCCAAGTTCGTTCAGCCCAACGGCGTGTTCACGGCGAAACGGGTGCCTGCGAAATAA